In one Sander lucioperca isolate FBNREF2018 chromosome 7, SLUC_FBN_1.2, whole genome shotgun sequence genomic region, the following are encoded:
- the ptprjb.1 gene encoding receptor-type tyrosine-protein phosphatase eta isoform X2, which produces MKPLLSCSVSLWTLLVFSALLKISQAECLSIKCSSNETETFTTTTTTVTFGSRPNCTLSIINQSIPINFTENGLITGLIPGVVYQIFSSCLNCCKEATTKPEVVRNLTVTVITTSSIFLTWTKPEGNSSSYTVQWTGGNVNGSDSVTQTQKNITNLTAGVQYNITVTAVADDGSTEGKKANIFQYTRPGKIGEPTVSTNTSSISVNWTSPPGAVFMYRVEWDNGGALMIRYTDSTFAVLLDLIPGTIYTISIVAVAGNNRTKGECSTFISVTKPEVVRNLTVTAVTTSSIFLMWTKPEGNSSSYRVQWTGGNVNGSDSVNQRQKNITNLTAGVQYNITVTAVAGDGSTVGQSSAVSQYTRPEKPVDIKITAKGTHSVKISWTLPAGTVDNYVVTISNERHTLYNTTAAFTTAFFTDLYPGRIFFITVTAVAGNFSEMSDQFSFATDPTPPGSIIFSQRTNSSISLKWATPALMENAPNISYSITYQSDGGNVQYISSLVNSTALNSLFSGTSYNITVQTVGAMNLSSTFVYNSTFTLPNPVLNLVASASSTTSVKVKWSDPQGAKMYYNYLVQTYNTAGPLFNTTVSINNIDVPNLEPGTRYNISVTTIAATGSESTVENTFSYTMPKAVTNLTVENVSTTAIRLTWFRQSDHKPSYTYLVIAFQNATMVQNDSTENETYTFFNLTPGKLYSFQVFTVVEGVMSAVVNTSSYTKPDAVTDIIAIGSTTTMLVSWTPAFGQVDSYTVQLFRDMVQSGITSTNSSNTTVKFQGLTPGVVYCAVVVTKSGPFENNKSVCNATFPNPPGPIMVTSQTVKSINFTWPIPNGMDYNQYNFSVSSFNGSLNGTGPFLHGMDYNQYNFTSSFTLSGNNWFLLDNRQSGSLYSISVVTEGVLNYQSTAVTTESYTRPFPVTNLTQTDITTNAVTLVWDQPESKPYYSYVVQTTNDSIFASEVVSNKQIIITGLLSGSNYNFTVTTQTLDGTKAAPVTVSYFTRPYRIGQLKPETLNTTAVRLTWEKPLEYKPEYTYWVRTMGCVSQNQTVAGEVAEISELPPGTNCTFCVFVRAANGIKGEASCTSQYTKPEAVQPRISSQGSNSSILVSWTKPPGKVERYTVYLNSSSTFLNSTGTSFLFDNLSAGRLYTAMVTTYSGPFNASSESITNATFPNPPGPIEILLKTTSSIHVRWKEAPLMNGASFYYQLTNLSAQGGTYITTNTSHTFGSLLSGTSYNFSVATVGAMNFESEMVQIYMVTTRPFCVTNLMTSTKGENITVTWNNPDEYKESYRYYLTWQGSDGPISNITIQETRYTFNNLVPGSSYYFNVTTVTSDGTKGAPRWISKCTNASPVTSLTCTGPNTKNAEINLSWTKPNGQYSGFQVTVNNDENNSINTSCCEYTVSNLRHYTEYNLTVETQSCGLPSTPWSLSCWTGITNPPIPLNYKSLVVVTSMLYNKFTLQIDPILLDSTSGPITQVGVLVTKSFSGNNSDSLKYVETTYDQWKAGETPAYMATVNNRTQQIQTRSVESHLNLEIGDGSIWNGYTNGALDATGNYQFAIVLFTKLTLQNNLVNVQGSLLSVTTFYNPVLLPQNPAVIGIAVGATLGIFCILVIILIGFIIYWKRLSKKESPDIQIHSMRAKVSVAVRVEDYEAYYKKQKADSNCGFAEEFEDLKLVGTAQSKTHALMLENKPKNRYNNVLPYDSSRVKLSIIHGSPYDDYINANYMPGYDSRKEYIAAQGPLPSTVSEFWRMIWEKNVLTLVMLTRCNEQGRVKCEQYWDHGTKHFENITVTTTSEIPLEDWTIRDFDIKNVKTAETRSVRHFHFTAWPDHGVPQTTELLISFRHLVREHMDQYSRHSPTVVHCSAGVGRTGTFIAIDRLIFQIERENIVDVFGIVHDQRMHRPLMVQTEDQYVFLNQCAMDIIRSRTGTNVDLIYQNAAALSIYENVERKKGFPKKGYHNA; this is translated from the exons ATCTCCCAAGCAGAATGCCTCA GTATTAAATGTAGCAGCAATGAAACGGAAACATTTACAACGACGACAACAACAGTCACGTTTGGATCCAGACCAAATTGCACCCTCTCCATCATCAATCAGTCAATCCCGATCAATTTCACTGAAAATGGTTTGATAACTGGTTTGATTCCTGGAGTAGTCTATCAAATCTTCAGtagttgtttgaactgctgtAAGGAGGCCACCACAA aGCCTGAAGTGGTCAGGAACCTCACTGTCACTGTAATCACAACTTCGTCTATATTTCTGACGTGGACTAAACCAGAGGGAAACAGCTCCTCCTATACAGTACAGTGGACCGGTGGAAATGTAAATGGTAGTGACAGTGTGActcaaacacagaaaaacattaCTAACCTGACTGCTGGTGTCCAGTATAACATTACTGTTACTGCAGTGGCAGATGATGGCAGTACTGAAGGAAAGAAAGCCAATATTTTTCAGTACACAA GACCTGGTAAAATTGGGGAACCTACTGTGTCCACAAACACCTCCTCCATCTCTGTGAACTGGACCTCACCTCCTGGTGCGGTGTTCATGTACAGGGTGGAGTGGGATAATGGTGGAGCGCTGATGATCAGATACACAGACAGTACCTTTGCCGTGCTATTAGACCTGATCCCTGGCACCATCTACACAATCTCAATCGTTGCCGTCGCCGGAAACAATCGAACAAAAGGAGAATGTAGCACATTCATCTCAGTCACAA AGCCTGAAGTGGTCAGGAACCTCACTGTCACTGCAGTCACAACTTCGTCTATATTTCTGATGTGGACTAAACCAGAGGGAAACAGCTCCTCCTATAGAGTACAGTGGACTGGTGGAAATGTAAATGGCAGTGACAGTGTGAatcaaagacagaaaaacattaCTAACCTGACTGCTGGTGTCCAGTATAACATTACTGTTACTGCAGTGGCAGGTGATGGCAGTACTGTTGGACAGAGTTCAGCTGTTTCTCAATACACAA GGCCTGAAAAGCCTGTGGACATCAAGATTACAGCAAAAGGAACCCATTCCGTGAAGATCAGCTGGACTTTGCCTGCAGGGACAGTTGATAACTACGTTGTGACCATTTCAAATGAGAGACATACTTTGTATAACACTACAGCAGCATTCACTACAGCCTTTTTTACTGATTTATATCCTGGGAGAATCTTTTTTATCACAGTGACCGCTGTAGCTGGAAACTTTAGTGAGATGTCTGATCAGTTTTCATTTGCCACTG ATCCCACACCTCCTGGCTCCATCATCTTCAGTCAGAGGACAAACTCTTCGATCTCTCTGAAGTGGGCGACTCCTGCTTTGATGGAGAATGCTCCAAACATCAGCTACAGTATCACCTACCAGTCTGATGGTGGCAACGTACAATATATAAGCTCCTTGGTCAATAGCACAGCGCTGAACTCGCTTTTCTCTGGAACTTCCTACAATATAACTGTACAAACAGTTGGAGCCATGAATTTATCAAGCACATTTGTCTATAATTCTACTTTCACGT TGCCCAACCCTGTGTTGAACCTTGTAGCCAGCGCTAGTTCCACCACCTCAGTAAAAGTGAAATGGTCAGACCCGCAGGGAGCCAAGATGTATTACAACTACTTGGTTCAAACCTACAATACTGCAGGACCACTGTTTAACACAACAGTCAGCATTAACAACATTGATGTACCCAACCTGGAGCCGGGAACTAGATACAATATCAGTGTTACGACGATAGCAGCAACAGGAAGTGAATCCACGGTGGAAAATACATTCAGTTACACAA TGCCCAAAGCAGTGACCAACCTCACAGTGGAGAATGTGAGCACCACGGCGATCCGGCTGACGTGGTTCAGACAAAGTGATCATAAGCCTTCCTACACCTACCTGGTGATAGCGTTCCAGAACGCCACGATGGTTCAGAATGATTCGACTGAGAATGAGACTTACACCTTCTTCAATCTGACCCCTGGAAAATTGTACTCTTTTCAAGTGTTTACAGTTGTAGAAGGCGTTATGTCCGCAGTTGTAAACACATCAAGTTACACAA agCCTGATGCTGTAACTGACATCATAGCCATAGGAAGCACAACAACCATGTTAGTGAGCTGGACACCAGCATTTGGGCAGGTGGACTCCTACACTGTCCAGCTGTTCAGAGACATGGTGCAGTCGGGGATAACCAGCACGAATTCGAGCAACACTACTGTTAAGTTTCAGGGCCTGACACCAGGAGTGGTTTACTGTGCAGTAGTGGTCACAAAAAGTGGACCTTTTGAGAATAACAAATCTGTTTGCAACGCAACTT TTCCCAACCCTCCTGGACCCATCATGGTGACGTCTCAGACTGTGAAGTCCATCAACTTCACCTGGCCCATTCCAAATGGCATGGATTACAATCAGTACAACTTCAGCGTGTCCAGCTTTAATGGCTCCTTAAATGGAACTGGGCCCTTTCTACATGGCATGGATTACAATCAGTACAACTTCACGTCCAGCTTTACCTTAAGTGGAAACAACTGGTTCCTGCTGGACAACCGCCAGTCTGGAAGCCTCTACAGTATCTCTGTTGTTACTGAAGGCGTGTTGAACTATCAGAGCACTGCAGTGACAACAGAAAGCTATACCA GACCATTTCCTGTAACCAAtctgacacagacagacatcacCACAAATGCAGTGACCTTGGTGTGGGATCAGCCAGAGAGCAAACCTTACTATTCATATGTGGTGCAGACCACCAACGACTCCATTTTTGCGTCTGAAGTAGTCTCAAACAAACAGATAATAATCACTGGACTTCTCTCTGGGAGCAATTACAACTTTACTGTCACCACACAGACACTAGATGGCACTAAGGCAGCTCCTGTGACAGTGTCCTACTTTACAc GTCCATATAGAATTGGACAGTTGAAACCTGAAACCTTAAACACAACTGCTGTACGTCTGACTTGGGAGAAACCACTGGAGTACAAGCCTGAATACACATATTGGGTCAGGACTATGGGCTGTGTGTCCCAAAACCAAACCGTCGCAGGAGAAGTCGCAGAGATCTCAGAGCTTCCCCCTGGGACCAACTGCaccttctgtgtttttgtcagaGCAGCAAATGGCATCAAAGGGGAAGCAAGCTGCACCTCCCAGTACACCA AGCCTGAGGCAGTGCAACCCCGTATCTCCAGCCAGGGCTCCAATAGTTCAATCCTGGTGTCGTGGACCAAACCTCCTGGGAAAGTGGAGCGTTATACGGTTTACCTAAACAGCAGTTCCACTTTCCTGAACTCCACCGGTACCTCTTTTCTGTTTGACAACTTGTCAGCTGGGAGGCTTTACACTGCCATGGTAACCACATATAGTGGACCCTTCAATGCATCATCTGAATCCATTACTAATGCAACCT TCCCTAACCCTCCTGGGCCGATTGAGATCCTGTTGAAGACAACCAGCTCCATTCATGTCAGGTGGAAGGAAGCACCGCTGATGAACGGTGCATCATTCTACTACCAGTTGACTAACCTATCAGCTCAGGGAGGAACATACATCACTACCAACACCAGTCATACTTTTGGTTCCCTGCTTTCTGGAACTTCTTACAACTTCTCCGTTGCAACAGTGGGTGCGATGAATTTTGAGAGTGAAATGGTTCAGATCTACATGGTCACTACAA GACCGTTCTGTGTGACGAATCTTATGACTTCTACAAAAGGGGAGAACATCACAGTCACGTGGAACAATCCCGACGAATACAAGGAAAGCTATCGTTACTATCTGACCTGGCAAGGCTCAGATGGGCCTATTAGTAATATAACAATTCAAGAAACACGTTATACTTTCAATAATCTAGTTCCTGGCAGCAGCTATTACTTTAATGTGACGACAGTGACCTCCGATGGAACCAAAGGTGCTCCAAGATGGATTTCCAAATGCACAA ATGCAAGCCCGGTGACATCCCTTACATGTACTGGGCCAAACACAAAAAACGCAGAAATCAACCTGTCCTGGACCAAACCCAATGGCCAATACTCTGGCTTCCAGGTCACTGTAAACAACGACGAGAACAACTCAATAAACACCTCCTGCTGCGAGTATACTGTGTCCAACCTTCGTCACTATACTGAATACAATCTGACAGTGGAGACTCAGAGCTGTGGACTACCCAGCACTCCTTGGTCTCTTTCCTGCTGGACAGGCATCACAA atccACCCATTCCATTGAACTATAAGTCACTGGTGGTGGTGACTTCCATGTTATACAACAAGTTCACCCTTCAGATTGACCCTATCCTGCTGGATAGCACCAGTGGGCCAATCACACAAGTTGGGGTGCTGGTGACAAAAAGCTTTTCTG GTAACAATTCTGATTCGTTAAAGTACGTGGAGACAACTTATGATCAGTGGAAGGCAGGGGAAACTCCAGCATACATGGCAACAGTCAACAATCGGACACAGCAAATCCAAACGCGCAGTGTAGAGAGCCATCTGAACCTAGAAATTGGAGATGGATCCATATGGAACGGCTACACTAACGGTGCTCTGGACGCTACTGGAAATTACCA ATTTGCTATTGTGTTGTTCACCAAACTGACTCTCCAGAACAACCTTGTGAATGTTCAAGGGTCACTGCTATCAGTTACAACCTTCTATAATCCTGTTTTACTGCCACAGAACCCAG CTGTCATTGGCATTGCTGTCGGAGCAACATTGGGGATTTTTTGCATTCTTGTCATCATCCTCATCGGCTTCATTATCTACTGGAAAAG GTTATCCAAAAAAGAATCGCCCGACATCCAGATACATTCAATGAg AGCCAAAGT AAGTGTGGCTGTGAGGGTGGAGGACTACGAAGCTTACTACAAGAAGCAGAAAGCAGACTCCAACTGTGGCTTTGCTGAAGAGTTTGAG GACCTGAAGCTTGTTGGTACAGCTCAGTCGAAAACACATGCTCTGATGTTGGAGAACAAGCCCAAGAACCGCTACAACAACGTGCTTCCCT ATGACTCCTCTAGGGTGAAACTCTCTATTATCCATGGGAGTCCATATGATGACTACATCAATGCTAACTACATGCCG ggtTACGACTCCAGGAAGGAGTACATCGCAGCTCAGGGTCCTTTGCCCAGCACAGTCAGCGAGTTCTGGAGGATGATCTGGGAGAAGAACGTACTGACTCTGGTCATGCTGACACGCTGTAATGAACAGGGACGA gtaaaATGCGAGCAATACTGGGATCATGGCACCAAGCACTTTGAAAACATCACGGTAACAACAACCTCTGAGATACCACTTGAAGACTGGACCATCAGGGACTTTGacataaaaaat GTGAAAACAGCAGAGACCCGTTCAGTGCGTCACTTCCACTTCACAGCCTGGCCAGATCATGGCGTACCACAAACCACCGAGCTCCTCATCAGCTTCAGACATTTGGTCAGAGAGCACATGGACCAATACTCCAGACACTCTCCTACTGTGGTCCACTGCAG TGCTGGTGTTGGACGCACAGGCACCTTCATAGCCATTGACCGTTTGATCTTCCAGATTGAAAGGGAAAATATTGTGGACGTGTTCGGAATCGTCCACGATCAGCGCATGCACCGGCCCCTCATGGTGCAGACAGAG GACCAGTATGTGTTCTTAAACCAGTGTGCCATGGACATCATCAGATCAAGAACTGGAACCAACGTGGATCTAATCTACCAAAACGCCGCTGCACTCTCTATTTACGAGAACGTAGAACGAAAAAAAGGTTTTCCCAAAAAGGGGTACCACAATGCATAG